The Hippopotamus amphibius kiboko isolate mHipAmp2 chromosome 3, mHipAmp2.hap2, whole genome shotgun sequence genomic interval ATCATCTGTTCAAATTCTTGGGAATTTGAACTGAAAATAAGGGAACCCTTGGGTAGTTTACAGTgggacagaatgaaaagacaaggaaagtgGCTGGGCCATCCTGACGGCAGGAGACCAGAGTGAGGGTCCCGGACTGCTGCTCTGAGCTCTTGCGCCCTCGTGGCTCCAGAGCCCCCGCCAGCTCCGGCCTCCCACTCGGTCTCCGGTCTGTCCTCGGGTAGCTCCAGATGTCCTTGCTACTCTGatctcctttctgttcctcagatacCCGTATTACTTTGCTAAGGCCGCCATAACAAAGCAGCACAGATGGGGGcctcaaacaacagaaatgtgttttctcacagGTCTAGAGGTGAGAAGTCTGAGATTAAGCCGTCAGCAGAGAGACGTCATGGAAAGATCTGTTCCAGGCTTCCTCGGCGTGTAGATGGCCATCTCTGTATGTATCTGTATCCAGATTTCCTCTTCTCGTAAGGACATCAGCCGTATACTGGATGAAGGCCTCCCCTAACgatctcattttaccttaatgaCCTCTTTAGAGACACGATCTCTGAGCatggtcacattctaaggtactgggggttagggctgcAACACACAAACTTGGGGGGGTGGGAGACGTGTTTTAGCccataacaatatctttaaaataatctctctctGTTTAAGCTAGTTTAAGCGAGTCTCTGTCGCTTGTGACTGAATGACACCAAAACAGCTATATTTTctggtcttattttttaaaattattcatgtgTTTCTTTCAAACTTCCCCAAATTTTAAGCTACAAGAGAGTAATAACATGCTTTAACACTTCACCGAATTCTGCCTCCACAGACCTAGTACCCTACAAACGATGGGTACGGAAAACACAAAAGGCAGAGAATTCTGTAACAGATGCTATGATGCAGGACCCAGATCCCTCTTCAGGACTGAAGCGTTCACTTTCCTAGCAACCAGGAGTGTTGGCTGCTGACAGTTCAAAGCCAAGTCCAATCTCAAGAACTGCCACCAGAGCCACCGCAGCCAAGGTAATGGCCCCTCCCCTGGAGGCAACCTGCGCCCAGCCATTGAGAAGTCCAAGGACCCAGCCTTCTAGTCTCAGCTCAGGGCATCTCTGAAGGGCCGCCCCAGCTCCAGAGCAACCTGGAGCTTGGCTGAGGACTCGGTTGCAAATGTACTGTATCaactctccctctgcccaatcctgcttccATCCCGCCTCGAGGTGTTGATTCTAGGACCACTCCCCAAGAAACTTCGTGCACACTAATCTCTGTCTTAGACATTTACCAGAAAATCTGACTTGCGGAACATTCCGTGGCTAACACTGTAAATAAGATGAAGacaagaaaatttagaaaaaaatagccaGGTACTGGgttaatgtcttctttttcatcGCTAGCTTTCGAAGACTCCTGCccatcttctgtttccttgttagAGACAGGGTTCCGTTCCTTTCCGTGCCCTCCAACCTGCCCGGGGCAGGCTGCTACTGTAcccaccccttcccacctcccctcctccgcccTGGAGGCAGAAGCCCCAGGCACGCTGCTCTCCCTGGACAGCAGGGGGCACCTCgggccccagctcctccccctggTGCCTGCAGCTGCGCTTCTCAAGCCTGGTCTCTTCAGCGCCGGGCCAGGGTGAGGACCAAAGGAGACGAGGGGAGGAAACCGAGGGTCCGCCTAGGAGGAGAAGCCGGTCCCGCCCCTGTTCCCCGGCTGCTCCCAGCTGGCCTGGCCCCCGGGAGCCTGAGTCCAGAAAGCAGGACGTGCCGACCCTGAGGACAGAGACATGGGCCCTGCGGGCTGTGTCTTCCTGCTGCCCCTTCTGCTGGGTGAGCCCctgaggttggggtggggtggggtggggtggtgggtggagaggaggaggcagaggtttTTCCGCTCAGTAAGTTACCATATAGAGTAATAGGACACTTCACCCACGGGATGTGACTTGTGAGTGGTGTGCCCTGCTGAAGTCCTGAGGGGAccctctgtgccaggccccaAGCGGTCCAAAGCTCTTGGATGTAGCAGTAAAACgaagatccctgccctcagggggcTTGTAGTCAAGGCAGATATATCCAATATGTAAATTACAAGGCAGGTTAGAAAGGAATAACTGTGGCCGGAAAGGGGCGGCTAAAGTACAGGGACAAGAGGCATTGTCATTTTAAATGGGGTGGTCAAGGCATGTTTCACTAAGAAAAAGCTGTTTGAGGAAAGACTTGAAGGAGATGACTGATTTAGCTAAGAGGATTGAGAAAAAGAGCAtctcaggcagagggaactggaAGTACAAACGCAGTTCCATGATTTCAGGAACGagcttgttcatttatttttccggCCCGTGGTGATTTAAAAGCCGGATAGGCTGAGAATAGCAAAGAGATAACAGGtagcaaaaaagaaagatacacaaaTACTGCAAAATGCTAGTTCAGTTCAAGAAAACATGACAAAAGTAAATAACTTATAAACCTCAAAATCACCTGAAGGCATTAATGTATTTACAACCTCACATGCTTGATATTCCTGATGGCAGCCATGAATTTATGCTGCTGAAGAAGTCAGGTAAGGATGTAATTATCAAGGTTCCCACTAATGGGTATTTATAAAAGTTTGGCCTTTAACACCAATCTGAGAAACTTAAGTAAACAGAAAGCCTCTCTATTCAGTGAATCTGGATATAAGATGTGTTGTTATATATTAATGATATGGTGTATTTGTTTTAGGGTCTTGCCTACCCTTTTCTTTTCAGAGGAAATCTCTGCAGTCAGGTGAGTGGTCTCCACTTGAGCCCAAGACTACTGGGGTTAGCACTGGAACAGGATGGAGTGTGGAGGCCAGGGAGGACTCAGGTGCTAGGAACGGATGGGAGTTTGGAGATAAGACGGGGATCAGAAGAACAGGACCGCCAGAGCTccacccttctctctctcctctttctctagtgTGCGGACGACCTGTACACTCAAGCCGTGTTATGGGTGGCGAGGCTGCCGCTGCCGGGCACTGGCCTTGGCAGGTCAGCCTGCACTTAGGCACGTCCCACATCTGTGGGGGTTCCCTCATCAGTGACAGGTGGATACTGACAGCAGCACACTGCCTACACCTGTGAGTTCTAGCTGGTGGCTGTGACAGagaggttctcaataaatatctggAAGAGCCCATGAATGAACCAACAGACTAAAGAAAGTGCCAAGATGAACAGGCAGAAGGAAACCTAGGTCATCCTGGACTAGGGACAGggcatagatgtagaaaaaaaaaaatgatgaaaacagtCACTATGTTAGAAACGTTTTTTACTTTTCACCAAAAATCACTTCCTCAACACCAGTCAGGGAATTTTGTCTTCAGCTATTGTGGGTCACAAACACAATCTTTCAGAGAAGCAAGGTACCAGGTGGTGAGGAGCTGCAGAGAGAGGTCCACGTGAAACTTATGTCTCCGGCCAACAGCTAGTGAAGATGGGACAGAGCCTCTTGAGTCGAGCCTTGAGATGACACTGCAGCCCTGCTTGTGTACAGCTTGGTCAGAGacacccagattcctgacccacagagcgGTGAACTGTTTGTTCGCTGTTCTAAGCCTCTAAGCTTTGTGGTAACTTATGCCACAAGAGATGACATATATACAGAAATCAAAACGACAGGACTTTTTGAAAACAAACGCAAAGCTCAAAGAAAATAGTGTAATAACTTCAAAATGCTGAGAGAATTCCAAGCCACAATTCTGCTCACGTTTACAAACTATCAATCAAGTGTGGGACAGAAATAAGACATTTTCAACTACACAAAGCAGCAAAAATATTCCCTCTCATGCACATTTTCTCAGGAAGCCAGAGGAGAATGTGCTTCAccaaaagaaagggaggaaaacatgggatccagaaaaaaatagaatacgaCACGGAAAAAAAACCCTCTAGAGAATCATAAAGAAAAGTATCAAGACTGGAGTTAGAGGACagagggcttaaaaaaaaaaaaaaggatagtatCGAGAGAAAGTCTAACATATCAATATATAGAGAGGTTTACACTTCTGACAGACAGTTTGGGGAACAAATGATGAGCTAATGATAGGTACATAGAAaactaaaagaacaaagaagtgaTTCCACATTATTAACTCCAGGAGAAGCAAAAGTTTTACAAGAAATCTCATTACAGTACCCAAGATGTGAATAATGTTTCATAGTCACAAGAAGATACATACTAAATGCTGATCTAACAAAGAGTTATACTAGATTAGGAGGAAAGTGAAAAGGAAGCAGGGGGTTGGCAGTACATGGTGGTTCAACCCCCCACCTTCTACAGTAGGAATGCAATATTCTAAaacggaaagaaaaaaattaatggcgATATACAGGGTTTCTTGAAAACACTAGGgaaaatgctaaaagaaagaGCTAAGAGTTGAAAGTGACTGCCTTTGGATAGCACGAATTGAGGGCCGTAGGCAGAGAATTtctgttatttacttattttgtaaatCTGATCAAACTACttgacattttaaattacatgtatttagatagacagacagacacatgaaCTTTGGTGGTtatgttttactttaattttttatttagaaataaaggtCTAGTGCTCAGaaatcaaaagtgaaaataaaacaatgactATTAAGCATATAGGTGATGGCTGAAACTATGGAGATAGTAGAGGTGAGTAAGAGAACCAGGGAAAAAATACAGGACAAAACTCTGGCCATAAGCGTATAAAAGGAGACCACAGAAACAGCAGACAGCAAAAGAGTgatcagggagggagggaaggagaaaaggagactaACCAAACCAACCTATGCCAAGTTGGAAGCCGCCTGGTTATTTCCAAGTCTGTGACCCTCCTTTCTTGCCTAACTTAGTGCTACACGTAGGCAGCTGGTTCTGACCCCGCTGCAGCACAGAAGCATGCTCcacttttattctctttctcttccccttagACACCGGATTCCTTTCTTATACACTGTATGGCTGGGATCAATTGATATAGGCCATTCAAATACAGGTGTGAAGCACCATGTGTTCCAAATTGTCATCCATCCCAAATACGACGACATCACTGCAGACATTGCCTTGTTGAGGCTGTTCTCTAAAGTGACCTTCAGTTCTTCCATCCTGCCCATTTGCTTGTCCAATGTCAAAAAGCAGTTGACAATTCCAGACTCTTGCTGGGTGACTGGATGGGGAAAACTGGAAGAGGAAGGTGAGAATGGGTAGAGAAAGGGACTGTTTTATACATCACACCTTATTGTACCCACTCCAGGATATTCATATTCTAGGCATTTCATTACTATgggaaatattttcaacaaaaccAGATCAACCTATGGACACTATCTAAAAGTcttcaagggcttcctaggtggcgcagtggttgggaatccacctgccagtgcagaggtcatgggttcgatcccagctcctggaggatcccacatgccgccgagcaactaagcccgtgtgccaaaaaaaaaaaagtcttcaaataaaatctttgtttatttatatgtttatttactcTTATATCCTAGCTCTAGCAGCAAGAACAGACATtaacaatttaattaattaatttattcatttattaatactAACAATTTAAACACACAATTACCCTTCTGAAACAGAGGTTAACAAAGCTGATTTAAAGTTTGGAAAGAGGCTAGTgcttttttaatctgtttttaaagTGTTGTGCCAATGCTTTCCCAAGATGGAGTAAAGACAAGACAGGAAATGATCTGGgagcagaaaaatgagaaaggaaaaagttttAGAACACTGTCAAATACTCACATCTTTACTTAATCAAAACGTATcagaatttctctttatttagAACATTAGGAATGCCCCCAAGTGGCACAttagaaaaaccccaaatagaaTATCAAATtatccgttttttttttttagattaactgtaccaaaaaaaacacccccccTTCCATTAGCCAACATGATGGTAAAGTGACTGTTATTCTACTTTCGGATCCCACTCAGAGATGTTGCATATCATGACTGCATGTTGTCCCGTACCTCTCCAGGTCgcttttcctttcattcctatttATCTCTACAGATTCTGATTTCCCTACCACCCTCCAGGAAGCAGAAATACCCATCATTGAACGCCAGTACTGCGAAAAAGTCTACAACCCGACGGGTTACCTATTGCCAGAAACAGAATGGGTCATTCAGGAAGGCATGATTTGTGCTGGTGATCTTGAGAAAAGAAAGGATACTTGCCAGGTTAGGATTTgctcttgaaatttttttaaaagtttaacatGAGATCTTAATTTGGATCCCAGTTTGCTCCTCTGTAAACAACAGTGAATTGGGAATCAGGAGACAAGTGTTCTGACAATAATTCTTGTGTTAACCTAgataagtcacttaacctttatCTATTAATTTAAATCTCTTCAACTATTGATCTAGAGTAATACTAACCACTGGTGTGTGGGtctcatatgtttttatatatctattaagAGGTTGACATAGAATTgccaactttttaattttttcaagtaaGAAACATTtcattgtacacttaaaagaTGTCATTCCATTGTCTCCTGCTCATAACTGTCTGATGAAAACCCAGCAATCATTTGTGTCTTCCTCCATTGGGTGTGATGTGTGGCTTTGCTCTGGCTGCTTCCAATATATTTTCCTTCATATTTGATTGTTAGAAGTTTGAATGTCATGTGCTAGAtatgattttctttgtctttgcccTATTTGGGATTcactaaattgtttttttaatctatttttttacctttcatcAAAACTTGGGAAATTTTCATTCATGATTTCTTCAACTATTATTCTgactcatttctcttttcctcttctggtTAAAACAGGAAATTTATAAGTTAcaacttttgatattttcataCAAGTCCATGATTACTctatatttttttacctttttctgtttttcaagttGGATACTTTAAATTAATCTATATTCAAAATCATTGCTTCTTTCTCCTGCCATGTACATTTTACTGTTAAGTTCCTCtagtgaaatttttatttcagatattttattttttagttccaGAATGACCATTTGGGTtttacttcctccctccctccccctctctctcacatacacacatttttctaTATCTCTGCCAAAATTCCCTATctatatattcattatttataaatCAAACAACAGTGAGACAACTTCACACCCACAAGGATGGCTGTAAtcaagacagataataacaagagTTGGCAAGGAATGTGGAAAAATTAGAATCTTCATACAAcctagtgagaatgtaaaatggtgtagccacttcgGAAAACCTCAAAAGGTTAAGTATAGACTTACCATATACTTAGGaatggaattcctggatcataacatccaagagaaatgaaaacctatatccatataaaaacatgtacatgaatattcattgcagcattattcataatagccaaaaagtgaaagcaacccaaatgtccatcaactgatgactAGAAagataaaatgtggtatgtcaacataatggaatattattcagccataaaaaggaatggaagacttACACATGCTATAGgtataacatggatgaaacttgaaaagagtacgctaagtgaaagaggtCAGACATAAAAGGTCATATATTATATGGtttcatttatacaaaatgtccaTGATATGCAAATCctcagaggcagaaagcagacaACTGGTTGGCCTAGGGCTGGAAGGAATGGGAGGAAATGAGGGTGACTGCTAAAgggtacaggttttttttttaggaggTGACAAAAattggttgtggtgatggttaacactgtgaatataataaaattgaACTTTAGATGGGTGAATTgtatgtatgtgaattatatctcaataaagctgttaccaaaaaaacCAGCAAGACAGACATACCACcaactaccatcaccaccattttatataagaaaggattattttaatactaaaaaaggCAACAAGAACCTAAGAATAGAAAAGTAAGGACAGTTCATTCAACTGAATGAATTTAACTTTAGTGAAAAATtcatcatatttctttttaatcacaGATGAGTATTTTGAAACTTCTGATGTATTTAGCTAAGGTCTCCACCAATTTCAGATTCTGTGATTCTAAATTTCCATGTCTCCCTCAAGGCAGTGGGAAGTCCGGCCCCCTCTGGAGTTTTATAGCTCCACAGGTTCCATCAACCCATTCGAAGGAACCTCCACCCCTCATGACCACTCTCCTCTTCCTGGCCCTTCTCTGTGCTTAtgacctttctctcttccttaggGTGATTCTGGAGGGCCTCTGTCATGTCACATTGATGGTATATGGATCCAGATAGGACTGTCAAGCTGGGGAATAGGATGTGGTGATTCTTTTCCTGGAGTCTACACCAAT includes:
- the PRSS48 gene encoding serine protease 48, with the protein product MGPAGCVFLLPLLLEITVCGRPVHSSRVMGGEAAAAGHWPWQVSLHLGTSHICGGSLISDRWILTAAHCLHLHRIPFLYTVWLGSIDIGHSNTGVKHHVFQIVIHPKYDDITADIALLRLFSKVTFSSSILPICLSNVKKQLTIPDSCWVTGWGKLEEEDSDFPTTLQEAEIPIIERQYCEKVYNPTGYLLPETEWVIQEGMICAGDLEKRKDTCQGDSGGPLSCHIDGIWIQIGLSSWGIGCGDSFPGVYTNVTYYQKWIMSVISRAEVLGANNLDLSDFLFPAVLPSLALLGSSCAFGPNILPGE